Proteins from a genomic interval of Pantoea deleyi:
- the ccmD gene encoding heme exporter protein CcmD, protein MTPAFSSWHAFFAMGGYAFYVWLAVAFTLLPLIGLTLHTLLLRRRLLAEIRQREARERRIRAAKSKKAAAEAAGETL, encoded by the coding sequence ATGACACCCGCCTTTTCCTCCTGGCACGCCTTCTTTGCGATGGGGGGCTACGCCTTCTACGTTTGGCTGGCGGTGGCCTTTACGCTGCTTCCGCTGATCGGTCTGACGCTGCACACGCTGCTGCTGCGCCGCCGCCTGCTGGCTGAGATTCGCCAGCGTGAGGCGCGTGAACGTCGTATCCGGGCAGCAAAATCTAAAAAAGCCGCGGCTGAAGCGGCAGGAGAGACATTGTGA
- the ccmE gene encoding cytochrome c maturation protein CcmE codes for MNTRRRNRLYAAVAILLGLSLATALVMYALRSNIDLFYTPGEILYGKGEAHEKPGTGQRLRVGGMVMPGSVRRDPKTLAVSFKLYDARGVVSVSFEGILPDLFREGQGVVAQGVLTAGNHIVAKEVLAKHDEKYTPPEIEDAMKSNPAGQQSSYQAGRKSS; via the coding sequence GTGAATACCCGTCGACGCAACCGCCTCTATGCGGCGGTGGCGATTCTGCTCGGCCTCAGCCTGGCCACCGCGCTGGTGATGTATGCGCTGCGCTCTAATATCGATCTCTTTTATACGCCGGGTGAGATCCTCTACGGCAAAGGCGAGGCACACGAGAAGCCCGGGACGGGCCAGCGACTGCGCGTCGGTGGCATGGTGATGCCGGGCAGCGTCCGGCGCGATCCGAAAACGCTGGCCGTTTCCTTTAAACTCTACGACGCCCGCGGCGTGGTCAGCGTCAGTTTTGAGGGCATCCTGCCGGATCTGTTCCGGGAAGGGCAGGGCGTGGTGGCGCAGGGCGTTCTCACAGCGGGCAACCACATTGTCGCCAAAGAAGTGCTGGCGAAACATGATGAGAAATATACACCGCCGGAGATCGAAGACGCGATGAAGAGCAACCCGGCTGGTCAGCAGTCCTCTTATCAGGCAGGACGTAAATCATCATGA
- a CDS encoding heme lyase CcmF/NrfE family subunit yields the protein MMPEIGTFLLCLALGLALLLSSYPLWGALRQDARLMAMARPLAGGLFVCIAAAFALLVWAFICNDFTVAYVVTNSNSLLPVYYRIAATWGAHEGSLLLWVLLLSTWTLAVALFSRGMPQDALARVLAVMGMINLGFLLFILLTSNPFARTLPDFPIDGHDLNPMLQDIGLIFHPPLLYMGYVGFSVAFAFAIASLMAGRLDTAWARWSRPWTTAAWVFLTIGIVLGSAWAYYELGWGGWWFWDPVENASFMPWLAGTALIHSLAVTEKRGTFKAWTVLLAITAFSLSLLGTFLVRSGVLVSVHSFASDPARGMFILAFLVIVIGSSLLLYAIKGGQVRGRVQNETWSRESFLLGNNVLLIAAMLVVLLGTLLPLVHKQLGLGSISVGEPFFNTLFSWLMAPFALLMGIGPLVRWRRDEPQKLAKRLALALVVTLACSVIIPWWLQDRIAAMSVVGLLMSLWIIILTLLELHERATHRHRFFTGLRHLSRSHWGMVLGHLGVGVTVIGIAFSTQYSVERDVRMRAGDSIDIHRYHFVFRGVQNLQGPNYSGGMGIIDVTRDGKPEATLQAEKRFYTAARTMMTEAAIDGGVSRDLYAALGEELDDGGWAVRIYYKPFVRWIWAGGVLMALGGLFCLFDPRYRSRKKAGREERT from the coding sequence ATGATGCCAGAGATCGGAACCTTTCTGCTCTGCCTGGCGCTGGGCCTCGCCCTGCTGCTGAGCAGCTATCCACTGTGGGGCGCCCTACGCCAGGACGCCCGCCTGATGGCGATGGCGCGCCCGCTGGCCGGGGGCCTGTTTGTCTGCATCGCAGCGGCGTTTGCCCTGCTGGTCTGGGCCTTTATCTGCAACGATTTTACCGTTGCCTACGTCGTCACCAACTCTAACAGCCTGCTGCCGGTCTACTACCGTATCGCCGCCACCTGGGGCGCGCATGAGGGTTCGCTGCTGCTGTGGGTGCTGCTGCTCAGTACCTGGACACTGGCGGTGGCGCTCTTCAGTCGCGGGATGCCGCAGGATGCGCTGGCGCGGGTGCTGGCGGTGATGGGAATGATCAATCTCGGTTTCCTGCTGTTTATCCTGCTGACCTCCAATCCGTTTGCCCGTACGCTGCCGGACTTCCCGATTGACGGGCATGACCTGAACCCGATGTTGCAGGATATCGGCCTGATCTTCCATCCGCCGCTGCTCTACATGGGCTACGTTGGCTTTTCCGTGGCGTTTGCCTTTGCCATCGCCTCGCTGATGGCCGGACGGCTGGACACTGCCTGGGCGCGCTGGTCGCGTCCCTGGACCACGGCGGCCTGGGTCTTTCTGACCATCGGGATTGTGCTCGGCTCCGCGTGGGCCTATTACGAGCTGGGCTGGGGCGGCTGGTGGTTCTGGGACCCGGTAGAGAACGCCTCCTTTATGCCGTGGCTGGCGGGAACGGCCCTGATACATTCGCTGGCGGTTACCGAAAAGCGTGGCACCTTCAAGGCCTGGACCGTGCTGCTGGCCATCACCGCCTTTTCACTCAGCCTGCTGGGCACCTTCCTGGTGCGCTCCGGCGTGCTGGTGTCGGTACACTCTTTTGCCTCCGATCCGGCGCGCGGGATGTTTATCCTCGCGTTTCTGGTGATTGTGATCGGCAGTTCGCTGCTGCTCTATGCCATTAAAGGCGGCCAGGTGCGTGGCCGGGTGCAGAATGAAACCTGGTCGCGCGAATCGTTCCTGCTGGGGAACAACGTGCTGCTGATTGCTGCCATGCTGGTGGTACTGCTCGGCACGCTGCTGCCGCTGGTGCACAAACAGCTGGGCCTGGGCAGCATTTCGGTCGGCGAGCCGTTCTTTAACACCCTGTTCAGCTGGCTGATGGCGCCCTTTGCGCTGCTGATGGGGATCGGCCCGCTGGTGCGCTGGCGGCGCGATGAGCCGCAGAAGCTGGCAAAGCGCCTTGCGCTGGCGCTGGTGGTGACCCTGGCCTGTTCCGTCATCATTCCGTGGTGGCTGCAGGATCGCATCGCGGCGATGAGCGTGGTGGGGCTGCTGATGTCCCTGTGGATTATCATCCTGACGCTGCTCGAACTGCATGAGCGCGCCACGCATCGCCATCGCTTCTTTACCGGTTTACGGCACCTGTCGCGCAGTCACTGGGGGATGGTGCTGGGGCATCTGGGTGTGGGCGTCACGGTCATCGGCATCGCGTTCAGCACCCAGTACAGCGTGGAGCGCGATGTGCGCATGAGGGCGGGCGACAGCATTGATATCCATCGTTATCACTTCGTCTTCCGCGGCGTGCAGAATCTGCAGGGCCCGAACTACAGCGGCGGCATGGGCATCATTGATGTTACCCGCGACGGCAAACCGGAAGCGACACTGCAGGCAGAAAAACGCTTTTACACCGCGGCCCGCACCATGATGACCGAAGCGGCAATTGATGGCGGCGTCAGCCGCGATCTCTATGCGGCGCTGGGTGAGGAGCTGGATGATGGCGGCTGGGCCGTGCGCATCTACTACAAACCCTTTGTGCGCTGGATCTGGGCCGGTGGCGTGCTGATGGCGCTGGGCGGCCTGTTCTGCCTGTTTGACCCCCGTTATCGTTCGCGCAAAAAAGCCGGACGTGAGGAGCGGACGTGA